One window of Kryptolebias marmoratus isolate JLee-2015 linkage group LG3, ASM164957v2, whole genome shotgun sequence genomic DNA carries:
- the LOC108236272 gene encoding protein Wiz-like isoform X2, translating into MDTPANSEPVICEVCGAYFENRRGLSSHARLHLRQLGVMVTENSGSPIELLYQLIEEKDGSPEGLKMGDSASVSTPPKKPSVQEDANTSSKTGGRVLLKLQKGDHQGSPPRLRDQGAALLPSSPSALRPNESSSSSFSEQQTKPLWAPLETDAPITLASVPNDDVHVCQLCGSWYETRKGLSSHARAHLRQIGIPDSEVKNGPIEYLYQIMEEQNLKPISAERQEEPKPTSSSTSSSKRPFDVSSSPASTPSKRPKTSEDCTCVLCGEEFENRKGLGSHARSHLRHIGVSDLVGKSSAIGAVEELVSSGMLEPVRPPKPNSSTSSSAPPSPAAKLSKAPFSPSGFSPSPTSSLSPQPPLNRAPKAKKGFRLAVDPLHRKPKPEPIETEVFVQPKPSSTDSSSSMQKFSAAIISKKPSDSDVQSPPTVLCDFCGQLFDTRKALSCHVRAHLRQLGLTWSIRTSPIDLLREVMLQGEERKEAAHGGSSAAGKAPWSPQGSRRSRNSLPSGGRASSSNAVPVDYSMKDKSPTKTAGSTLDTSCELCGFDFENRKALASHARAHLRQLGIFEWRADGARSPIELLSELIRKDPNKVAEITRRYRFGDLYIKKSQRSAALMAAPAGSDGVPSSSQKSSLQRYEHKASRMDHSSGSVRTARGVHAPKHGVSSGEENWGANSRHPPRSGSIPALLPKPPLTPLVKLVGKIYSLKCRFCEEVFHGPLSVQEKWIAHLQKHILSLGYKGKEAPPASPAAPASPSAPASPAAPAPPAPPAPPAAPALVQPVAV; encoded by the exons ATGGACACACCAG CAAACTCCGAGCCGGTCATCTGTGAGGTCTGCGGCGCCTACTTTGAGAACAGACGAGGCCTCTCCAGCCATGCTCGCCTCCATCTCCGCCAGCTCGGCGTGatggtgacagaaaacagcGGGTCTCCCATAGAGCTGCTCTACCAGCTCATCGAAGAGAAAGATGGCTCTCCGGAAGGTTTGAAAATGGGCGACTCCGCATCCGTCTCGACGCCTCCCAAAAAACCATCAGTGCAGGAAGACGCGAATACGTCCTCCAAGACGGGGGGCAGAGTCttattaaagctgcagaaaggTGATCATCAGGGATCTCCCCCCAGACTGAGAGACCAGGGAGCAGCTCTTCTCCCCTCGTCTCCTTCGGCTCTTCGACcaaatgaaagcagcagctcttcGTTTTCAGAACAGCAAACCAAACCTCTGTGGGCTCCTTTGGAAACTGATGCCCCTATCACCTTAG CTTCTGTGCCGAATGATGATGTCCATGTTTGCCAACTTTGTGGCTCCTGGTATGAGACCCGTAAGGGTCTGTCCAGTCATGCTCGCGCCCATCTCCGGCAGATTGGAATCCCAGACAGCGAAGTCAAAAACGGCCCGATTGAATATCTTTACCAGATCATGGAGGAGCAGAACTTAAAGCCCATCAGCGCCGAGCGACAGGAAGAGCCTAAACCAACCAGTTCCTCTACATCCTCCTCCAAACGCCCCTTTGACGTTTCCTCTTCCCCTGCATCTACGCCCAGCAAGCGGCCGAAGACATCCGAGGACTGTACCTGCGTTCTGTGCGGGGAGGAGTTCGAGAACCGAAAAGGCCTGGGCAGCCACGCTCGCTCTCACCTGCGTCACATCGGAGTGAGCGACTTGGTGGGGAAGAGCTCGGCCATCGGTGCTGTGGAGGAGCTGGTCAGCAGCGGCATGTTAGAGCCCGTACGTCCGCCCAAACCGAACAGCTCGACCAGTTCTTCTGCACCGCCTTCTCCGGCAGCGAAGCTATCCAAGGCGCCGTTTTCCCCCTCGGGCTTCTCACCAAGTCCTACGAGTTCTCTATCTCCTCAGCCTCCGTTAAACAGGGCACCAAAGGCCAAGAAAGGATTTCGGCTGGCAGTGGACCCCCTTCACAGAAAACCAAAGCCTGAACCCATAGAAACAGAGGTTTTCGTTCAACCAAAGCCATCCAGCACTGACAGCAGCTCCTCTATGCAGAAGTTTTCTGCAGCTATCATTTCTAAAAAGCCTTCTGACTCAG ATGTCCAGTCTCCACCAACAGTCCTCTGTGACTTCTGTGGCCAGCTGTTCGACACCCGCAAGGCGCTGTCGTGCCACGTTCGAGCCCACCTGAGGCAGCTCGGCCTCACGTGGTCGATCAGAACGTCTCCCATCGATCTCCTCAGAGAGGTCATGCTGCAaggagaagagaggaaggaggcGGCGCACGGCGGGTCTTCAGCGGCGGGGAAAGCGCCGTGGAGCCCTCAAGGCTCCAGACGGTCCCGGAACAGCCTCCCGTCCGGGGGAAGAGCGTCCAGCTCCAACGCAGTGCCTGTTGATTATTCGATGAAAGACAAATCTCCGACTAAGACTGCGGGTTCAACTCTTG ACACTTCCTGTGAACTTTGTGGATTTGACTTTGAAAACCGCAAAGCGCTGGCCAGTCACGCCCGGGCCCACCTCCGGCAGCTGGGCATCTTTGAGTGGAGGGCGGATGGCGCCAGATCACCGATCGAGCTCCTCAGCGAGCTGATCCGAAAAGACCCGAACAAGGTGGCGGAAATAACCAGGCGCTATCGTTTTGGAGACCTTTACATCAAGAAG TCCCAGAGGTCTGCTGCTCTGATGGCGGCGCCTGCCGGGTCTGACGGCGTGCCCAGCAGCAGCCAGAAGTCGTCCCTGCAGCGTTACGAGCACAAGGCGAGCCGGATGGACCACAGCAGCGGCAGTGTGCGCACCGCCAGGG GAGTCCATGCACCAAAACACGGGGTGTCCTCAGGGGAAGAAAACTGGGGCGCCAACTCCCGGCATCCACCGCGGTCCGGGAGCATCCCCGCACTGCTGCCGAAGCCTCCTCTGACCCCGCTGGTCAAACTGGTGGGGAAAATCTACTCCCTGAAGTGCAG GTTCTGTGAAGAAGTGTTTCACGGACCTCTGTCCGTTCAAGAGAAGTGGATCGCtcacctgcagaaacacatCCTGTCTCTGGGCTACAAGGGCAAAGAGGCTCCGCCTGCTTCACCCGCTGCTCCCGCTTCGCCTTCCGCCCCTGCTTCACCGGCTGCTCCTGCACCTCCTgcacctcctgctcctcccgCTGCTCCGGCTCTCGTCCAGCCTGTAGCCGTTTAG
- the LOC108236272 gene encoding protein Wiz-like isoform X1 — translation MNSSAANSEPVICEVCGAYFENRRGLSSHARLHLRQLGVMVTENSGSPIELLYQLIEEKDGSPEGLKMGDSASVSTPPKKPSVQEDANTSSKTGGRVLLKLQKGDHQGSPPRLRDQGAALLPSSPSALRPNESSSSSFSEQQTKPLWAPLETDAPITLASVPNDDVHVCQLCGSWYETRKGLSSHARAHLRQIGIPDSEVKNGPIEYLYQIMEEQNLKPISAERQEEPKPTSSSTSSSKRPFDVSSSPASTPSKRPKTSEDCTCVLCGEEFENRKGLGSHARSHLRHIGVSDLVGKSSAIGAVEELVSSGMLEPVRPPKPNSSTSSSAPPSPAAKLSKAPFSPSGFSPSPTSSLSPQPPLNRAPKAKKGFRLAVDPLHRKPKPEPIETEVFVQPKPSSTDSSSSMQKFSAAIISKKPSDSDVQSPPTVLCDFCGQLFDTRKALSCHVRAHLRQLGLTWSIRTSPIDLLREVMLQGEERKEAAHGGSSAAGKAPWSPQGSRRSRNSLPSGGRASSSNAVPVDYSMKDKSPTKTAGSTLDTSCELCGFDFENRKALASHARAHLRQLGIFEWRADGARSPIELLSELIRKDPNKVAEITRRYRFGDLYIKKSQRSAALMAAPAGSDGVPSSSQKSSLQRYEHKASRMDHSSGSVRTARGVHAPKHGVSSGEENWGANSRHPPRSGSIPALLPKPPLTPLVKLVGKIYSLKCRFCEEVFHGPLSVQEKWIAHLQKHILSLGYKGKEAPPASPAAPASPSAPASPAAPAPPAPPAPPAAPALVQPVAV, via the exons ATGAACTCCTCCGCAGCAAACTCCGAGCCGGTCATCTGTGAGGTCTGCGGCGCCTACTTTGAGAACAGACGAGGCCTCTCCAGCCATGCTCGCCTCCATCTCCGCCAGCTCGGCGTGatggtgacagaaaacagcGGGTCTCCCATAGAGCTGCTCTACCAGCTCATCGAAGAGAAAGATGGCTCTCCGGAAGGTTTGAAAATGGGCGACTCCGCATCCGTCTCGACGCCTCCCAAAAAACCATCAGTGCAGGAAGACGCGAATACGTCCTCCAAGACGGGGGGCAGAGTCttattaaagctgcagaaaggTGATCATCAGGGATCTCCCCCCAGACTGAGAGACCAGGGAGCAGCTCTTCTCCCCTCGTCTCCTTCGGCTCTTCGACcaaatgaaagcagcagctcttcGTTTTCAGAACAGCAAACCAAACCTCTGTGGGCTCCTTTGGAAACTGATGCCCCTATCACCTTAG CTTCTGTGCCGAATGATGATGTCCATGTTTGCCAACTTTGTGGCTCCTGGTATGAGACCCGTAAGGGTCTGTCCAGTCATGCTCGCGCCCATCTCCGGCAGATTGGAATCCCAGACAGCGAAGTCAAAAACGGCCCGATTGAATATCTTTACCAGATCATGGAGGAGCAGAACTTAAAGCCCATCAGCGCCGAGCGACAGGAAGAGCCTAAACCAACCAGTTCCTCTACATCCTCCTCCAAACGCCCCTTTGACGTTTCCTCTTCCCCTGCATCTACGCCCAGCAAGCGGCCGAAGACATCCGAGGACTGTACCTGCGTTCTGTGCGGGGAGGAGTTCGAGAACCGAAAAGGCCTGGGCAGCCACGCTCGCTCTCACCTGCGTCACATCGGAGTGAGCGACTTGGTGGGGAAGAGCTCGGCCATCGGTGCTGTGGAGGAGCTGGTCAGCAGCGGCATGTTAGAGCCCGTACGTCCGCCCAAACCGAACAGCTCGACCAGTTCTTCTGCACCGCCTTCTCCGGCAGCGAAGCTATCCAAGGCGCCGTTTTCCCCCTCGGGCTTCTCACCAAGTCCTACGAGTTCTCTATCTCCTCAGCCTCCGTTAAACAGGGCACCAAAGGCCAAGAAAGGATTTCGGCTGGCAGTGGACCCCCTTCACAGAAAACCAAAGCCTGAACCCATAGAAACAGAGGTTTTCGTTCAACCAAAGCCATCCAGCACTGACAGCAGCTCCTCTATGCAGAAGTTTTCTGCAGCTATCATTTCTAAAAAGCCTTCTGACTCAG ATGTCCAGTCTCCACCAACAGTCCTCTGTGACTTCTGTGGCCAGCTGTTCGACACCCGCAAGGCGCTGTCGTGCCACGTTCGAGCCCACCTGAGGCAGCTCGGCCTCACGTGGTCGATCAGAACGTCTCCCATCGATCTCCTCAGAGAGGTCATGCTGCAaggagaagagaggaaggaggcGGCGCACGGCGGGTCTTCAGCGGCGGGGAAAGCGCCGTGGAGCCCTCAAGGCTCCAGACGGTCCCGGAACAGCCTCCCGTCCGGGGGAAGAGCGTCCAGCTCCAACGCAGTGCCTGTTGATTATTCGATGAAAGACAAATCTCCGACTAAGACTGCGGGTTCAACTCTTG ACACTTCCTGTGAACTTTGTGGATTTGACTTTGAAAACCGCAAAGCGCTGGCCAGTCACGCCCGGGCCCACCTCCGGCAGCTGGGCATCTTTGAGTGGAGGGCGGATGGCGCCAGATCACCGATCGAGCTCCTCAGCGAGCTGATCCGAAAAGACCCGAACAAGGTGGCGGAAATAACCAGGCGCTATCGTTTTGGAGACCTTTACATCAAGAAG TCCCAGAGGTCTGCTGCTCTGATGGCGGCGCCTGCCGGGTCTGACGGCGTGCCCAGCAGCAGCCAGAAGTCGTCCCTGCAGCGTTACGAGCACAAGGCGAGCCGGATGGACCACAGCAGCGGCAGTGTGCGCACCGCCAGGG GAGTCCATGCACCAAAACACGGGGTGTCCTCAGGGGAAGAAAACTGGGGCGCCAACTCCCGGCATCCACCGCGGTCCGGGAGCATCCCCGCACTGCTGCCGAAGCCTCCTCTGACCCCGCTGGTCAAACTGGTGGGGAAAATCTACTCCCTGAAGTGCAG GTTCTGTGAAGAAGTGTTTCACGGACCTCTGTCCGTTCAAGAGAAGTGGATCGCtcacctgcagaaacacatCCTGTCTCTGGGCTACAAGGGCAAAGAGGCTCCGCCTGCTTCACCCGCTGCTCCCGCTTCGCCTTCCGCCCCTGCTTCACCGGCTGCTCCTGCACCTCCTgcacctcctgctcctcccgCTGCTCCGGCTCTCGTCCAGCCTGTAGCCGTTTAG
- the prdx2 gene encoding peroxiredoxin-2, producing MSSGNAQIGKPAPEFKATAVVDGQFKEIKLSDYKGKYLVFFFYPLDFTFVCPTEIIAFSDRAEEFRRIGCEVIGCSIDSHFSHLAWINTPRKQGGLGNMKIPLVADLSKSISRDYGVLKEDEGIAYRGLFVIDDKGILRQITINDLPVGRSVDETLRLVQAFQHTDKHGEVCPAGWKPGSDTIIPDVAKSKEFFSKQ from the exons ATGTCTTCTGGAAACGCTCAGATCGGCAAACCAGCCCCAGAGTTTAAAGCCACGGCTGTGGTCGACGGCCAGTTCAAGGAGATCAAGCTGTCGGACTATAAAG GGAAGTATTTGGTGTTCTTCTTCTACCCCCTGGACTTCACCTTCGTGTGCCCGACCGAGATCATTGCGTTCAGCGACAGAGCCGAGGAGTTTCGCCGCATTGGTTGCGAGGTCATCGGCTGCTCCATCGACTCCCACTTCAGCCATTTGGCTTG GATCAATACGCCGAGGAAACAAGGAGGTCTGGGTAACATGAAGATCCCTCTGGTTGCAGACCTCTCGAAGTCCATCTCCAGAGACTACGGCGTGTTGAAGGAGGACGAAGGCATTGCATACAG GGGTCTGTTTGTGATCGACGACAAGGGCATCCTGAGGCAGATCACCATCAACGACTTGCCCGTGGGTCGCTCCGTGGACGAGACCCTGCGCCTGGTTCAGGCCTTCCAGCACACTGACAAACATGGAGAAG TTTGTCCCGCCGGCTGGAAACCCGGGAGTGACACCATCATCCCCGACGTCGCGAAGAGCAAAGAGTTCTTCTCCAAGCAGTAA
- the LOC108236308 gene encoding transcription factor jun-B isoform X2 translates to MNLNFSDSYRNPNFKAQHLRADADFYPAGSAADVGSLKLASPELERLIIQNSNGVITTTPTPAQYLYNRGITEEQECFAEGFVKALDDLHKMNQMAPPNVSIGAGVACPPPGSVYGPSVQPEQLEYTTLGSCTGNPSLTSAGNYPSTTISYLPHHQYHQHPQAVAHGSHHFQHSLAGAGLHSQRFGGLKEEPQTVPDMLSSDNGSPPMSPIDMENQERIKAERKRLRNRLAASKCRRRKLERIARLEDKVKVLKTDNAGLSNTASLLREQVAQLKQKVMTHVSSGCQLMLAPKVKSY, encoded by the coding sequence ATGAACTTGAACTTCTCCGATTCATATCGGAACCCGAACTTCAAGGCTCAGCACCTGCGCGCCGACGCTGATTTCTATCCGGCGGGATCCGCCGCGGACGTGGGCTCGCTGAAGCTCGCCTCCCCTGAGCTCGAGCGGCTGATCATCCAGAACAGCAACGGGGTCATCACTACAACACCGACACCTGCGCAGTACCTGTACAACCGCGGGATCACCGAGGAGCAGGAGTGCTTCGCGGAAGGCTTCGTCAAAGCTTTGGACGATCTGCACAAGATGAACCAGATGGCGCCTCCGAACGTGTCCATCGGCGCCGGGGTGGCCTGTCCGCCCCCGGGTTCGGTGTACGGCCCGTCCGTGCAGCCCGAACAGCTCGAGTACACCACCCTGGGCAGCTGCACGGGGAACCCGAGCCTGACGTCGGCGGGCAACTACCCGTCCACCACCATCAGCTACCTGCCCCACCACCAGTACCACCAGCACCCGCAGGCTGTTGCGCACGGGTCCCATCACTTCCAGCACTCCCTGGCCGGAGCCGGGCTCCACTCGCAGCGGTTCGGGGGCCTGAAGGAGGAGCCCCAGACTGTCCCCGACATGCTGAGCAGCGACAACGGCTCCCCGCCCATGTCCCCCATCGACATGGAGAACCAGGAGCGCATCAAGGCGGAGCGCAAGCGGCTGCGGAACCGGCTGGCAGCCTCCAAGTGTCGGCGGCGCAAACTGGAGCGCATCGCGCGCCTGGAGGACAAGGTGAAGGTGCTGAAAACGGACAACGCTGGACTGTCAAACACGGCCTCCCTGCTGAGGGAACAGGTGGCTCAACTCAAACAGAAAGTCATGACGCACGTGAGCAGTGGCTGTCAGCTCATGTTAGCGCCCAAAGTCAAGTCTTACTGA
- the LOC108236308 gene encoding transcription factor jun-B isoform X1 → MSTIMEQPFYDDSFLSAYGHPGASLPDYKLLKQNMNLNFSDSYRNPNFKAQHLRADADFYPAGSAADVGSLKLASPELERLIIQNSNGVITTTPTPAQYLYNRGITEEQECFAEGFVKALDDLHKMNQMAPPNVSIGAGVACPPPGSVYGPSVQPEQLEYTTLGSCTGNPSLTSAGNYPSTTISYLPHHQYHQHPQAVAHGSHHFQHSLAGAGLHSQRFGGLKEEPQTVPDMLSSDNGSPPMSPIDMENQERIKAERKRLRNRLAASKCRRRKLERIARLEDKVKVLKTDNAGLSNTASLLREQVAQLKQKVMTHVSSGCQLMLAPKVKSY, encoded by the coding sequence ATGTCCACAATAATGGAACAGCCTTTTTATGACGACTCGTTTCTCTCTGCTTATGGCCACCCAGGCGCATCGCTGCCGGACTACAAGCTGCTAAAGCAGAATATGAACTTGAACTTCTCCGATTCATATCGGAACCCGAACTTCAAGGCTCAGCACCTGCGCGCCGACGCTGATTTCTATCCGGCGGGATCCGCCGCGGACGTGGGCTCGCTGAAGCTCGCCTCCCCTGAGCTCGAGCGGCTGATCATCCAGAACAGCAACGGGGTCATCACTACAACACCGACACCTGCGCAGTACCTGTACAACCGCGGGATCACCGAGGAGCAGGAGTGCTTCGCGGAAGGCTTCGTCAAAGCTTTGGACGATCTGCACAAGATGAACCAGATGGCGCCTCCGAACGTGTCCATCGGCGCCGGGGTGGCCTGTCCGCCCCCGGGTTCGGTGTACGGCCCGTCCGTGCAGCCCGAACAGCTCGAGTACACCACCCTGGGCAGCTGCACGGGGAACCCGAGCCTGACGTCGGCGGGCAACTACCCGTCCACCACCATCAGCTACCTGCCCCACCACCAGTACCACCAGCACCCGCAGGCTGTTGCGCACGGGTCCCATCACTTCCAGCACTCCCTGGCCGGAGCCGGGCTCCACTCGCAGCGGTTCGGGGGCCTGAAGGAGGAGCCCCAGACTGTCCCCGACATGCTGAGCAGCGACAACGGCTCCCCGCCCATGTCCCCCATCGACATGGAGAACCAGGAGCGCATCAAGGCGGAGCGCAAGCGGCTGCGGAACCGGCTGGCAGCCTCCAAGTGTCGGCGGCGCAAACTGGAGCGCATCGCGCGCCTGGAGGACAAGGTGAAGGTGCTGAAAACGGACAACGCTGGACTGTCAAACACGGCCTCCCTGCTGAGGGAACAGGTGGCTCAACTCAAACAGAAAGTCATGACGCACGTGAGCAGTGGCTGTCAGCTCATGTTAGCGCCCAAAGTCAAGTCTTACTGA